The following proteins are co-located in the Hydrogenophaga sp. RAC07 genome:
- a CDS encoding DUF484 family protein has protein sequence MNTNNIPPITEDDIANYLANTPDFFERHASLLAAVQLTSPHGHRAVSLQERQAEMLREKIKGLELKAAEMIRNGHENTTIADKLQLWTRALLLTREPAELPVVAVREIANQFMVPQVAIKVWGVAPEFEDQLFAQGASDDVKAFASSLSRPYCGANPGLEAAGWLDDPSSATSLALIPLRAGIAPQAFGLLVLASADPQRFASDMGTDFLERIGEITSAALSRLRPE, from the coding sequence ATGAACACCAACAACATCCCGCCCATCACCGAAGACGACATCGCCAATTACCTGGCCAACACGCCCGATTTCTTCGAGCGCCACGCCAGCCTGCTGGCAGCCGTGCAGCTCACCAGTCCGCACGGTCACCGCGCGGTGAGCCTGCAGGAGCGCCAGGCCGAGATGCTGCGCGAAAAGATCAAGGGGCTGGAGCTCAAGGCGGCCGAGATGATCCGCAATGGCCACGAGAACACCACCATTGCCGACAAACTGCAGCTGTGGACCCGCGCGCTGCTGCTCACGCGCGAGCCTGCCGAGCTGCCGGTGGTGGCGGTGCGTGAAATCGCCAACCAGTTCATGGTGCCGCAGGTGGCCATCAAGGTATGGGGTGTGGCGCCCGAGTTTGAAGACCAGCTGTTTGCGCAGGGCGCCAGCGACGACGTGAAGGCCTTCGCCTCCTCGCTCTCACGGCCCTACTGCGGCGCCAACCCGGGACTGGAAGCCGCCGGCTGGCTGGACGATCCGTCGAGCGCGACCTCGCTCGCGCTCATTCCGCTGCGCGCCGGCATTGCACCGCAAGCCTTCGGCTTGCTGGTGCTTGCCTCGGCCGATCCACAGCGGTTTGCCAGCGACATGGGCACCGACTTCCTGGAACGCATCGGCGAGATCACCAGCGCGGCCTTGTCCCGCCTGCGCCCCGAATAA
- a CDS encoding tyrosine recombinase XerC: MNPPVHAASEAPTGDDAALVQAYLGHVRVEKRLADRTVVLYTLDLERLTAHAAEARVGLKDVQNTHIRRWIAQMHSAGRSARGIALILSGWRGFYVWLGRQGLMGHNPVQDVRAPKAGKPLPKALGVDESVQLASHVEEADHPALEARDACITELLYGCGLRIGELVGLDVTASGTARGWIDAQDGEAHVLGKGSKRRSVPVGQAALAALARWLEQRAPWAGDDAALFIGSRGQRLTPQHIRVRLKRRSRLAGLATPVHPHMLRHSFASHVLQSSGDLRAVQELLGHASISTTQVYTRLDFQHLAKVYDAAHPRAHAKDKPPKG; the protein is encoded by the coding sequence ATGAACCCGCCGGTGCACGCCGCCTCCGAAGCCCCCACAGGTGACGATGCCGCGCTGGTGCAGGCCTACCTTGGCCACGTGAGGGTGGAGAAGCGCCTGGCCGATCGCACGGTGGTGCTCTACACGCTGGATCTTGAGCGCCTCACGGCCCACGCGGCCGAGGCCCGGGTCGGTCTGAAGGACGTTCAAAACACGCACATCCGCCGCTGGATCGCGCAGATGCACAGCGCCGGGCGCAGCGCGCGGGGCATCGCGCTCATCCTCTCGGGCTGGCGCGGGTTTTATGTGTGGCTCGGGCGGCAAGGCCTGATGGGGCACAACCCGGTGCAGGACGTGCGCGCGCCCAAGGCCGGCAAACCGCTGCCCAAGGCGCTGGGTGTGGACGAGTCTGTGCAACTCGCCTCTCACGTGGAGGAAGCCGACCACCCGGCGCTGGAAGCACGCGACGCCTGCATCACCGAGCTGCTCTACGGCTGCGGCCTGCGCATCGGTGAGCTGGTCGGGTTGGACGTGACGGCCAGCGGCACCGCACGCGGCTGGATCGACGCGCAGGACGGCGAGGCACACGTGCTGGGCAAGGGCTCCAAGCGGCGCAGCGTGCCGGTGGGCCAGGCCGCGCTGGCGGCGCTGGCGCGCTGGTTGGAGCAGCGCGCCCCCTGGGCGGGCGATGACGCTGCCCTGTTCATTGGCTCGCGCGGCCAGCGCCTCACGCCGCAACACATCCGCGTGCGCCTCAAGCGCCGCTCGCGCCTGGCCGGGTTGGCCACGCCGGTGCACCCGCACATGCTGCGTCACTCGTTCGCCAGCCACGTGCTGCAGTCCAGCGGCGACCTGCGCGCGGTGCAGGAGCTGCTGGGCCACGCCAGCATCAGCACCACGCAGGTTTACACCCGGCTGGACTTCCAGCACCTGGCCAAGGTGTACGACGCGGCGCATCCCCGGGCCCACGCCAAGGACAAACCGCCGAAAGGCTGA